AAGAAGGCATAGCCCAGAGGAAGCAGGTTGGTTGGCTTTCGCCAGCCTCTTGCCTTGCATCTGAACTGTAAAGTGTATTCCAGACCAGACAGACTCGTGTCATCTTTGCAGGTTTTCTAATACAGgttattctgatttttttctccattctaaTGCTTTTTCACAGACGAGCTGAGCTCCTGGATACAGCAGTCATTCAAACACTATGTTACACAAGAAGCCAAGCAACACTTCAATGACTATGACAAAAACGGTGATGGATTGGTGTCTTGGAAGGAGTACAACTTACAAATGTACGATCGTGTAATTGATTTTGATGAGAACACTGTCCTGGAGGATCAAGAAGAAGAATCATTTCGACAGGTAAAATGTTTCAGCATCAgtttctgaaagctgctggcaaaaagaaacaatatttgTTTATTGTGATGGAACAAGATGGGTAGAGAAACTGCGGCAGCTGGCACATGTTTTAACGCTTCCATTTATCTGAGATAGGGGAGTAATTACAGGAAAGTAGTGGAGTATTAAACCTGCTACCAACAGAACACAGACCAAAATCATGCCTCATGAATGTATTTTGCCAGCTGAGTGGAGTATCAGCCTGCCTGCAGCGTATCACAGAGCGGAGTCACCAGCAAATGGCTTAAAACAAGGTGGTAACCTTGAAATTAGGTGTGTAGCCTAACCAGTGTCCTGCCCATAGCTTGGGACAGGAGCAGGTGTTGGAAACGAAGGAAGCCTTGTACTCCCTCACCCCTCACTGCACTCTTTGATCCACTGGTTGttcatttctgaagtgcatACTGTGGGCTGTCAGTACTGTATGCTCTTTAACTTTTCTGCCTGCTGGAGAACCAGAGAGAGAGCAAGAGCAATTTGGGCATTGTGATGGGTTAAAATGCAAGCCTGGTAGATAAAACTGGATGAATGAACAATAGAAGTTACTGATTAATCTCatatatgcaaataaatacttAAGAATGACCAGGACAGTGGGGAGAAAGACAGGAAGATTCACCAAGAGTCTTCTGTAGCAaaacttgtttgcttttaagttATGCTGTTGTAAGTACATGTATATGTTTCCCCAGAGAGAATAAGTGAGTGTAGGCTAGGCTGGCCTGAGTTTTTGGTGGCTCCTTTAGTAGTTGTGAATATACTGTTGacagaaatgaagatgaaataaaCAGTAAACAACAGATTTTatacagtgaaaacaaactgcaatgCTTGGGAAGTCACTTAATCACAtagctttaaaatgaaacaagattTTGAATGAAACTTCCCATCAAAACATTGACCCCATGTTTGAAATGTTGCCATCATACTACGCTGAGATAGAAGTCCCGGTTACTTGCTTATGGTGTATTTTGTGGTGATTGCTGGCTTGGTTTTCCCGCTTGTGGCAAAAGCAAAATCACCTGCATTGCATCTGCATTGTCCAGCAGCTTCTTCGGCTGTACCTTTGAAAATCAGTGATTCTGCTCCAGTTACAACGGAAAACTGGACTTACTGCTTTAGGAAGGACAAGACGTAAACATAAGAATCCACCAGAAGGTGGCAGGCTTGTTTGTCGCTTTTCAAAACAACCTTGGAAACACTTTTTCCACCAATAGTTCAAGCTGATTGTGCAGCTCTTAAAGGTGCGAGCTGAACAGCACCTCCCAGGGAGACTCTTGAAGCTGGCTGTAGCTCAATGTACCATACCAGGAAGCCTCACGCTCTTTCTTAGCCCAGAGCCTGGCTCAAAACAACAACCTCTTGACTTAACTCCATGCCCTCAGTACCCTGCAAAGGGTTTAAACGTTTAGGAAACCAGGTAGTCAAGGTACATTCACTAAAACAAGCTTATTAAGTGGTCATCTGGGGAGACTTAAAGTTCCCAAGTTGAAATGATGCCTTTCTACTGCCATTGTTAGTGATGGAGTGGAACGACTGGCCATTATATTCCTTTGAAATTCATGTTTGCAAGtcattttgtctctgttttttgTCGGTATGCCCTTGTTTATATTTGTCCCTTCATCACATGATTTCTTTGATCATTAGTCAGGTCAAGGTCTTCTCATTATCTCCCTGTAATGTTTTGGAAGCCTTGGCTGAGTGTATTTCAAATGTCtcaaattggaaagaaaaagattagtATAAGTTCTTCAAACAGAACGCCCTCAATTAGAAGTGCAGTTCTCACTGCTTTGGATACGCTCTTTTTAGTGAAATATAACATTGTAATACAAGTAGGTAATGGGAAGCAATTAATATTCTAATGAGTTTATAGACAGctactgtaatgtttttccttttcattaagCACTCTAACTAAATCTCTTTTCTAAGCTtcatttaaaggagaaaaagcgTTTTGAAAAAGCGAACAGGGATGATGATCCTGATCTAAATGTGGATGAATTTATTGCTTTTGAACATCCTGAAGAAGTGGAGTATATGATGGTAAGATGTAGAAGGAAATCTTTATTGCACTGCGTGTTTAGAGGCAACGCCTTTTTGATGCCCTGGTACTGCAGGAAGCTGCTTTTGAGCAGCTGTGCATGTTGCTTTGCCAGACCAAGTGAAAAACCAGATGGATTCGGTGCTGGAGTTCAGCAGAGGTAGTTCAACATTCCTCTTGTGCTACTGCACAGCTGTCCCAAACGTTTGGAGTTAGTCTGATGTGGCTCCATCTAAAACTGCCACATTAGAAATAGATTAGTAGGATTTCAGCTTGAAGAAGATTCAGGCCCAGTTCAGAATTAAAAAGTAAAGTTAGAGGAGCTTAAATGAACCTTTCTTGGCACAGCAAAGTGCACATTCACACCTCACTTAAAGGGAAACAGGGGTCACTTTTCTGgccaaaaaaataagaaaaaaggattCCAACTCAATGTACACATTGCATGTTTGATTCTCATAGAACATAAAAGCCTATAGTAAGAATGGACCCGTTTTGTTGCACAGAACCATTTATTTGCACTAGTCTGTATAGAACAGAGAAGCAGATTCAAACTGACTGTCCCTGTAGTTTAAAAGCTTTATTATAGCTCTAAAATGATGGattgctttttctcttggtTGCAAGACTGATCAGttggtgttttgctttttgtttgtatggACGCAAAAGGACTTTGTCACTGAGGAGGCTTTAGAAGAACATGATAAAGATGGTGATGGATTTGTGAGCCTGGAAGAATTCCTTGGTGATTACAGAAGAGACCCAAGTAAGGAAACGGGGTGGGCTTGAACAAAAGCTTTTGGAATGGGATGAACTGTATGCATCTTTGTTTCCAGCTGTTAGTGCCTCCACCTACAGGCTCTGAGTAACATTACCCTGTCTTTCACAATAACTCAGTTCACTGTACCGTACACAGGTGGGTGTTATTTTAGTCTGTTTGGGGAGTATTTGACAGAAGTTTGTTTGCAGCCCTCCATTTCCTCATAGGTTACTCCTTTTCCCAAAGACTTAAGCATAAAATCCTTATCACTAGGAAAGTAGctaaaataaactgcagttcTGCTAACCAAATGCATCTGGGAAGCCGGCTTGCATGAGTGTAAGGTGAGCTGTTTGTGATCTAGAGTTTATCATTGCTTTTCTCTAGGTGTGCTGTTAgtagataaatatttatgttctgTATTTGACTTGCGATATGTCAGAGAACTCCTCTGCTTCCAAAAAAGATGAGCAACTCGATGGGGACCTAAAGAGCCCTAATTGTGAAGTGGTGGTTTTCCTGTgggttgtttttcatttgggttggttggttgggtttttaatctttttcatgCTCTGActtgaaaaaaagcttttccaagCTCATCTGTCTGAAGTTGTTAGAAAGGAGTGAAAGCAGTGCTTGGGGCCCTCGCAGTAATGGAAGAGTTTGAGACGAGTTTAAAACAGTGGTTTAAGGTTGCAGTGTAAGCTCATGTATcattaatacaaataaataaatacaaataaagacAAGCAGTTGATCGAACTGTTTTGAATACATTGCAAgtactttaggaaaaaaacccaaagtgAACTATTTTGAAAGCCTGCAGTATTGTCCCAGGTCTATTGAGCCTGCACTAATGAAGAGCTTTGCCTCTTTTCTGGCTGTCACAGGTAGACCTCTCTGGATGTTAAAGCAGAATGTTACTAAACACTTGGCATAGCCTTACAAGCTTTGTTATCACATACACTGCACAGCGCCAGTTCTCTACCCATTTTTGGGACACTTGTTGATTTAAAGCTTTTCCCTACTTTCTCCATCTGTTAAGTGCTGCGATGACCAATGTCTGAGTACTGTTGTAGTGCCTATAGTGCTGTCATGTGATACTGTTCACATGGCGTTTGCAATGCGATTGCTCTACAGTAATGAGAGTAACCTTAACCCAGTCAAATCAAATAATGTCAGATTTATCTGTCCACTTTCCCTGTTTCCTACTGACTTGTTAGATTTCCCAGTAAGTAGGAACCCACCATTTAGCAGCAGATTCTCTATGTagtttgctttctctgcttgcaATTTGGCTAACTGTGGCAATGCTAGACAGCTCAGCTGATGTAATGCGTGACTTTGATGTCCCTGATACAGACTGGTTCAGCTGTGGTTTTACTGTCTTAATAGTATCTTAGCTTTAAATTATGAATCTGTACACATATGCAGATGCGTTTATTAAATATAGTGGGGCTGGTCTGTAAGGCTTGGCTTTGTGTAGTGAAATCACTTTCATGTTATGTTTCATGAAACTAAATTCACTTGATTTGCCTAGTAGGAGATTGTAAGGAGAATAGTGGATTTAAACTGAACAAATGCTTCTTATTAGCTGCCAAAGAAGATCCAGAATGGATCCTTGTTGAGAAGGATCGATTTGTGAATGACTACGACAAGGATAACGATGGGAAACTCAACCCACAAGAGCTGTTGTCCTGGATAGTGCCCAATAACCAGGGTATTGCACAGGAGGAGGTATGCGTTTTGACTGGTTTAATAACTACTGTTTGGAATTTATTTAGTGCTTTCTGAAGGTTTCACAAGATGATGGTACATTAAAGTGATGGATGAATTCAAATTTACACTACCTTAGTAGTTGAGAAAGAATGCTCAGTTCATCTTTGCATAGATTCCTTTAACCTGTTTTTGCAGCTTGGCAAAGAGCGGAGGTCCCTGAGCTGGGTAAGGGAAATAGGGTTTAATCAGCAGTAGAATACCATGGTAGATTTGAGTGGATTCTCATTTTAATCACCTGTTTTGCTTGTAGCAGGCAGTAGAAGCACAGAGTGTTCCCAGACAGCCTGTTTTAGTGAATAGGCTTTGTAGTTACTGGCTGCAGTAGCTGCTCTTCTGTTAGAAATGTGTCTTAATTTGTGCCGGTCCATTTCATTTGCACAGAAAGATTTTGGTGTCTGAATGACAGAAACAACAACCAGGTTGTCCTATACCTCCAAAATTACACTTACAGCCAGGAGACACTTCGTATTGAACTCATCTTTCGGGTTGGGACGTGCTTATTTGCTGATGTCCCACCTCCTTCTATTTTAGCTCTGCTGATAACAGAAAGACCAACTTAGCACGCAGCACTGGCTGCTCACGTACCTCACTTTGCAGGAAGCTACGCTATGAAATTGCACGAGTGCTATTTTTGTTAACGTGGATCTACAAGCTTTTGTGCTGACTTGTTTCAGCATCTGACTCTTGAGGGGGACTGCAAGGAAGGCTGCGGTGTGTGAGGATCTCAGCTCTGCAAGAagccttgtttgtttgtttctctgatgAGCTGGGTTTCAATTCAGTTAATGTAAGAGCTAACAAAGTCACCTACCCCAAACAGAAGGTAGCATTGTCTTAAGCCATAAACTGCTGGTTATGAGTATTACCGTTTAGCTTTGGCGATTCAAACTGGCTTAAGAAATCAGGTAGCtaaataacagcagaaaattGCTATATACTCAATTTCATGGAATCACGGAATGCTTAGGAGGGAAGGGACCTTAATGGCCCC
This window of the Excalfactoria chinensis isolate bCotChi1 chromosome 10, bCotChi1.hap2, whole genome shotgun sequence genome carries:
- the RCN2 gene encoding reticulocalbin-2 isoform X1, which encodes MRRRPLLALGLVLAALGAAYGQHRADYDREALLGGQEEAEEYARLSPEEQQRRLKAIVRRIDADDDGLLSKDELSSWIQQSFKHYVTQEAKQHFNDYDKNGDGLVSWKEYNLQMYDRVIDFDENTVLEDQEEESFRQLHLKEKKRFEKANRDDDPDLNVDEFIAFEHPEEVEYMMDFVTEEALEEHDKDGDGFVSLEEFLGDYRRDPTAKEDPEWILVEKDRFVNDYDKDNDGKLNPQELLSWIVPNNQGIAQEEALHLIEEMDLNDDKKLSEAEILKNQDLFLNSEATDYGRQLHDERFYHEEL
- the RCN2 gene encoding reticulocalbin-2 isoform X2 encodes the protein MRRRPLLALGLVLAALGAAYGQHRADYDREALLGGQEEAEEYARLSPEEQQRRLKAIVRRIDADDDGLLSKDELSSWIQQSFKHYVTQEAKQHFNDYDKNGDGLVSWKEYNLQMYDRVIDFDENTVLEDQEEESFRQEKKRFEKANRDDDPDLNVDEFIAFEHPEEVEYMMDFVTEEALEEHDKDGDGFVSLEEFLGDYRRDPTAKEDPEWILVEKDRFVNDYDKDNDGKLNPQELLSWIVPNNQGIAQEEALHLIEEMDLNDDKKLSEAEILKNQDLFLNSEATDYGRQLHDERFYHEEL